A single region of the Triplophysa dalaica isolate WHDGS20190420 chromosome 15, ASM1584641v1, whole genome shotgun sequence genome encodes:
- the ptgr2 gene encoding prostaglandin reductase 2 isoform X1 — MLKVKRVVLHSRPGKNGHPVPEHFRVEEIVQPSELREAEVLVRTLCLSVDPYMRCRMNDDTGADYLLPWRLEEPVDGGGVGIVKASKNKALSVGSIVTSFNWRWQTFDVINGSLLHKVNPEMVNGHLSYFLGAVGIPGLTALLGVREKGHVSPGTNQTMVVSGAAGACGSIAGQIGRLDGCEKVVGICGSDQKCQALVTELGFTSAINYKKGDISSALKEHCPKGIDIYFDNVGGPISDAVISQMNTGGHVILCGQISQYNKDVPYPPPLSEDTQDSLRFKNITRERFVVLNYMEKHTEGLLQLSHWVKTGQIKVLETVVDGIENMGDAFCSMMTGGNIGKQIVKISD, encoded by the exons atgttgaaGGTGAAAAGAGTTGTTTTGCACTCTCGTCCAG GCAAAAATGGTCATCCGGTTCCAGAACATTTTCGAGTTGAAGAAATTGTTCAACCCAGTGAGCTGAGAGAAGCAGAGGTGCTAGTTCGGACACTGTGTCTGTCAGTTGACCCGTACATG CGTTGTCGTATGAACGATGATACTGGCGCTGACTACCTGTTGCCATGGAGATTAGAGGAGCCCGTGGACGGAGGTGGAGTTGGAATAGTAAAGGCAAGCAAAAATAAAGCATTGTCTGTTGGCAGTATTGTCACATCTTTCAACTGGCGCTGGCAGACATTTGACGTGATAAATGGAAGTCTTTTACataag GTTAATCCAGAGATGGTAAATGGTCACCTGTCATATTTTCTGGGAGCAGTAGGCATACCTGGGCTTACTGCTCTATTAGGGGTGAGAGAAAAGGGTCATGTGAGTCCTGGGACCAATCAAACAATGGTTGTCAGTGGAGCAGCTGGTGCTTGTGGGTCAATTGCTGGACAG ATTGGCAGATTGGATGGTTGTGAGAAGGTGGTGGGAATTTGCGGTTCCGACCAGAAATGCCAGGCCTTGGTGACCGAGCTGGGTTTTACTTCAGCTATTAACTACAAGAAGGGAGATATCAGCTCAGCTCTGAAGGAACATTGCCCCAAAGGGATTGATATTTACTTTGATAATGTAGGGGGTCCCATCAGCGATGCTGTAATATCACAG ATGAATACTGGTGGTCATGTGATCCTGTGTGGCCAGATCTCACAGTACAATAAGGATGTGCCTTACCCTCCACCTCTTAGTGAGGATACCCAAGACTCTTtgcgttttaagaacattacaag GGAGAGATTTGTTGTATTGAACTACATGGAGAAACACACAGAAGGTCTTCTTCAGCTCAGTCACTGGGTAAAGACCGGACAGATAAAG gtgttggaAACGGTTGTAGATGGTATAGAAAACATGGGAG ATGCCTTTTGCTCAATGATGACCGGGGGCAACATAGGGAAACAGATCGTCAAAATTTCAGACTGA
- the ptgr2 gene encoding prostaglandin reductase 2 isoform X2, with product MLKVKRVVLHSRPGKNGHPVPEHFRVEEIVQPSELREAEVLVRTLCLSVDPYMVNPEMVNGHLSYFLGAVGIPGLTALLGVREKGHVSPGTNQTMVVSGAAGACGSIAGQIGRLDGCEKVVGICGSDQKCQALVTELGFTSAINYKKGDISSALKEHCPKGIDIYFDNVGGPISDAVISQMNTGGHVILCGQISQYNKDVPYPPPLSEDTQDSLRFKNITRERFVVLNYMEKHTEGLLQLSHWVKTGQIKVLETVVDGIENMGDAFCSMMTGGNIGKQIVKISD from the exons atgttgaaGGTGAAAAGAGTTGTTTTGCACTCTCGTCCAG GCAAAAATGGTCATCCGGTTCCAGAACATTTTCGAGTTGAAGAAATTGTTCAACCCAGTGAGCTGAGAGAAGCAGAGGTGCTAGTTCGGACACTGTGTCTGTCAGTTGACCCGTACATG GTTAATCCAGAGATGGTAAATGGTCACCTGTCATATTTTCTGGGAGCAGTAGGCATACCTGGGCTTACTGCTCTATTAGGGGTGAGAGAAAAGGGTCATGTGAGTCCTGGGACCAATCAAACAATGGTTGTCAGTGGAGCAGCTGGTGCTTGTGGGTCAATTGCTGGACAG ATTGGCAGATTGGATGGTTGTGAGAAGGTGGTGGGAATTTGCGGTTCCGACCAGAAATGCCAGGCCTTGGTGACCGAGCTGGGTTTTACTTCAGCTATTAACTACAAGAAGGGAGATATCAGCTCAGCTCTGAAGGAACATTGCCCCAAAGGGATTGATATTTACTTTGATAATGTAGGGGGTCCCATCAGCGATGCTGTAATATCACAG ATGAATACTGGTGGTCATGTGATCCTGTGTGGCCAGATCTCACAGTACAATAAGGATGTGCCTTACCCTCCACCTCTTAGTGAGGATACCCAAGACTCTTtgcgttttaagaacattacaag GGAGAGATTTGTTGTATTGAACTACATGGAGAAACACACAGAAGGTCTTCTTCAGCTCAGTCACTGGGTAAAGACCGGACAGATAAAG gtgttggaAACGGTTGTAGATGGTATAGAAAACATGGGAG ATGCCTTTTGCTCAATGATGACCGGGGGCAACATAGGGAAACAGATCGTCAAAATTTCAGACTGA
- the mideasb gene encoding mitotic deacetylase-associated SANT domain protein isoform X1, with the protein MKVMSLQPQPKPNAKRTGKRITFFKDQGVAMKETSSHTQASAYYGIGVPPSGPGHNDRVGVESSSAEVPHMYLNSVIFSPEKGDQSRGHYQQTMPMKWPHQDPSLQPQQRPNTWSQGMTAWPQNFAPYLGVQPAFAKQIHEGMPVQQQQQQSEPSAIRATDKLGAGAESFKTGRSMDWEQQETFQQTQKPVMLNPQQHNQSAAGNSVLQPFQIAFGQPKQNLVAGRYKVVQGNRTLPNLNYSTQGNSQPQEQQQLMQRQMMLPPQRQQMQQMLEDQIRQQSQQQQGFQRQKAPQHVPQMQHRAQPPNQTQPQQQQQQQQQQQQQQQQQQQQQHMIQLDLVRQQQKSEQAHQNQHVVENYCNSQQAHSVDQNHPLLKGQSQEMPDPPSTQAPELIPHPPSTVLQQSIETHQPGPRRSRRLSKEGGAPVSDNPFVMPTDHHTQGSQNGASETSAVQDIRAAPTGVIQSTRRKRRVSQEANLETLALKASERESLPARNVKQEPHRPWSPPVAPSGPGRGATEMDQGSAKRPKDDSLMPLVIPVSVPVRQTSSPDHEPASLSASWPRRPLGSHDMISDYKTSVIVTRRRSLRNSLSESSGQNGGTESGNDTDGKSAKVKRRPRPEPLFIPPPKLGTFIAPPVYSSITPYQSHLRSPVRMVDNPLIMPPYTPPPILSPVREGSGLYFSTFLSAAAASVAANIQGLPPPATPKSATRSLLRSNSSDITPPVLSAMTEATPVSIEPRINIGSRYQAEVPDHRDRSAVQHDLHKAELLWVPLTDLEASTQQPQRVDELMHLACSSALCGGGTNQELAMHCLYECKGDIMGALTCLLLKKPIFPKSHPLVDYHYSGSDSWTPEERRLFNRGIAAYKKDFFMVQKVVSSKTVAQCVEFYYTYKKQVKIGRNGTLLYGEAEPPETKPTAEEEVDNKSSQKFESRKEEEDSRKWEGSCDGRQENSPGRVTQSLQATENAAAVLVLRNQADSTSDPSTMVRQGPAPPSKPRPDTTGRKSGSGNTGKGSNPEGEFPCKKCGRIFLKVKSRSAHMKSHAEAEKKQAALLQREAEQREAQQQAAAALLAAQQKRAMGNQDRTRRASSDDSSEEEEDADDEDWH; encoded by the exons ATGAAAGTCATGAGCCTGCAGCCTCAACCGAAACCAAACGCAAAGAGAACAGGAAAACGTATCACTTTCTTCAAAGACCAGGGTGTGGCAATGAAAGAGACATCTTCGCACACACAGGCCTCGGCATACTATGGGATCGGGGTCCCTCCCTCAGGGCCAGGTCACAATGACAGAGTGGGTGTGGAAAGCTCCAGTGCAGAAGTGCCACATATGTACctcaattctgtcatttttagcCCAGAGAAGGGCGATCAAAGCCGTGGGCACTACCAACAGACAATGCCCATGAAGTGGCCACACCAAGACCCATCCTTGCAACCTCAACAGAGACCAAACACTTGGTCACAAGGTATGACAGCTTGGCCCCAGAACTTTGCCCCATACTTGGGGGTCCAGCCTGCTTTTGCAAAACAAATTCATGAGGGCATGCCtgtacaacaacaacaacaacaatctgAACCCTCGGCTATTAGAGCCACCGATAAACTAGGGGCTGGTGCAGAGAGCTTTAAAACTGGACGGAGCATGGACTGGGAGCAACAGGAAACCTTTCAACAGACACAAAAGCCTGTAATGTTAAATCCACAACAGCACAACCAATCCGCTGCTGGGAATTCTGTGTTGCAACCTTTTCAGATAGCTTTCGGACAGCCCAAGCAGAACTTAGTAGCCGGTCGCTATAAGGTAGTTCAGGGCAATCGGACCTTACCGAATCTGAATTACAGTACGCAGGGAAATTCCCAACCCCAGGAGCAACAGCAGCTGATGCAGAGGCAGATGATGCTCCCACCACAGCGGCAACAAATGCAGCAGATGCTTGAGGATCAGATACGGCAACAGTCGCAGCAGCAACAGGGTTTTCAGCGTCAGAAAGCACCACAACATGTACCACAAATGCAACATCGAGCACAACCACCAAACCAGAcacaaccacaacaacagcagcaacaacaacaacagcagcagcaacaacaacaacaacaacaacaacaacaacacatgaTTCAACTGGACTTGGTACGACAGCAACAAAAATCAGAACAGGCTCATCAGAACCAGCACGTAGTGGAAAATTACTGTAATAGCCAGCAAGCCCACTCAGTCGATCAGAATCACCCTTTACTAAAAGGGCAGTCCCAGGAGATGCCTGATCCTCCTTCGACCCAGGCCCCTGAGCTGATCCCCCATCCTCCTTCAACCGTTCTCCAGCAGTCCATCGAGACTCATCAGCCTGGGCCCCGAAGATCACGCCGGCTTTCTAAAGAAGGTGGAGCCCCGGTCTCGGATAACCCATTTGTCATGCCAACTGATCATCATACCCAAGGCTCACAAAACGGGGCTTCAGAGACCAGTGCAGTGCAAGACATCAGGGCTGCTCCGACAGGTGTAATTCAGAGCACAAGGCGTAAGAGGAGGGTCTCACAAGAGGCTAATCTAGAAACCTTGGCTCTGAAGGCTTCGGAAAGGGAATCTCTTCCCGCACGTAACGTCAAG CAGGAGCCCCACAGACCCTGGAGTCCCCCAGTGGCCCCGTCTGGTCCAGGTCGAGGAGCGACTGAGATGGATCAAGGCAGTGCCAAGAGGCCCAAAGATGACAGCCTCATGCCATTGGTCATTCCTGTCTCTGTGCCAGTGAGGCAGACCTCATCTCCGGACCACGAGCCGGCCTCTCTCTCAGCCAGCTGGCCAAGGCGGCCTTTGGGCTCTCACGACATGATCTCCGATTACAAGACGTCTGTGATTGTTACGCGACGACGCTCATTGCGTAACTCTTTGTCTGAAAGCTCCGGCCAG AATGGTGGAACAGAGAGCGGAAATGATACCGATGGCAAATCAGCCAAAGTCAAGCGACGACCTCGTCCAGAACCGCTCTTCATTCCTCCACCTAAACTCGGCACTTTCATCGCCCCACCGGTTTATTCCAGCATCACGCCATACCAGAGCCATCTACGTTCACCTGTCCGCATGGTCGACAACCCTCTCATAATGCCTCCTTATACTCCGCCGCCCATTCTCAGCCCTGTTCGAGAGGGCTCAGGTCTTTACTTCTCCACCTTCCTTTCAGCTGCTGCCGCATCCGTAGCAGCGAATATTCAGGGGCTGCCTCCCCCTGCCACGCCCAAATCTGCCACCCGCAGCCTCCTGCGCTCCA ATAGCAGTGATATAACACCTCCGGTGCTCTCTGCTATGACTGAAGCTACACCTGTCAGCATTGAGCC ccgTATAAACATTGGATCTCGGTACCAGGCAGAAGTTCCAGACCACAGGGACCGTTCGGCAGTGCAGCACGACCTACACAAAGCTGAACTGTTGTGGGTGCCATTGACTGACTTAGAGGCCAGCACTCAGCAACCGCAGAGAG TGGACGAGCTCATGCACCTGGCATGCTCAAGTGCGTTGTGTGGAGGTGGGACCAATCAGGAACTTGCCATGCATTGCCTGTATGAATGCAAAGGTGACATCATG GGGGCTCTCACCTGTCTGCTGTTAAAAAAACCCATCTTTCCCAAATCACACCCTCTAGTCGACTACCACTACTCTG GCTCCGACAGCTGGACGCCCGAAGAAAGACGATTATTCAACAGAGGCATTGCTGCTTATAAAAAGGACTTCTTCATGGTCCAGAAAGTG GTGAGCTCCAAGACAGTGGCTCAGTGTGTGGAGTTTTACTACACGTATAAGAAGCAGGTGAAGATCGGCAGGAACGGAACGCTCTTATATGGAGAAGCAGAGCCACCGGAGACTAAACCTACAGCAGAGGAGGAAGTGGACAATAAA AGTTCACAGAAATTTGAATCACGGAAAGAAGAGGAGGATAGCAGGAAGTGGGAAGGGTCATGTGACGGAAGACAAGAAAACAGCCCGGGCAGGGTGACACAATCTTTACAGGCCACTGAAAAT GCTGCAGCCGTTCTGGTCTTAAGAAATCAAGCGGACAGCACGAGTGATCCGTCCACAATGGTCAGGCAAGGGCCAGCACCACCATCTAAACCTCGTCCCGACACCACGGGTCGGAAGAGTGGGTCTGGCAACACAGGAAAGGGAAGTAACCCGGAGGGTGAATTTCCCTGCAAGAAGTGCGGCAG GATCTTCCTCAAAGTGAAGAGCCGCAGCGCTCACATGAAGAGTCATGCTGAAGCCGAAAAGAAGCAGGCTGCACTCCTGCAGCGGGAGGCCGAACAGCGGGAGGCTCAACAGCAGGCGGCAGCTGCGTTACTGGCCGCCCAGCAGAAAAGAGCGATGGGGAATCAGGACAGAACGAGGAGAGCGAGCAGCGATGATTCctcagaggaagaggaggacgCAGATGATGAAGACTGGCACTAG
- the mideasb gene encoding mitotic deacetylase-associated SANT domain protein isoform X2 translates to MKVMSLQPQPKPNAKRTGKRITFFKDQGVAMKETSSHTQASAYYGIGVPPSGPGHNDRVGVESSSAEVPHMYLNSVIFSPEKGDQSRGHYQQTMPMKWPHQDPSLQPQQRPNTWSQGMTAWPQNFAPYLGVQPAFAKQIHEGMPVQQQQQQSEPSAIRATDKLGAGAESFKTGRSMDWEQQETFQQTQKPVMLNPQQHNQSAAGNSVLQPFQIAFGQPKQNLVAGRYKVVQGNRTLPNLNYSTQGNSQPQEQQQLMQRQMMLPPQRQQMQQMLEDQIRQQSQQQQGFQRQKAPQHVPQMQHRAQPPNQTQPQQQQQQQQQQQQQQQQQQQQQHMIQLDLVRQQQKSEQAHQNQHVVENYCNSQQAHSVDQNHPLLKGQSQEMPDPPSTQAPELIPHPPSTVLQQSIETHQPGPRRSRRLSKEGGAPVSDNPFVMPTDHHTQGSQNGASETSAVQDIRAAPTGVIQSTRRKRRVSQEANLETLALKASERESLPARNVKEPHRPWSPPVAPSGPGRGATEMDQGSAKRPKDDSLMPLVIPVSVPVRQTSSPDHEPASLSASWPRRPLGSHDMISDYKTSVIVTRRRSLRNSLSESSGQNGGTESGNDTDGKSAKVKRRPRPEPLFIPPPKLGTFIAPPVYSSITPYQSHLRSPVRMVDNPLIMPPYTPPPILSPVREGSGLYFSTFLSAAAASVAANIQGLPPPATPKSATRSLLRSNSSDITPPVLSAMTEATPVSIEPRINIGSRYQAEVPDHRDRSAVQHDLHKAELLWVPLTDLEASTQQPQRVDELMHLACSSALCGGGTNQELAMHCLYECKGDIMGALTCLLLKKPIFPKSHPLVDYHYSGSDSWTPEERRLFNRGIAAYKKDFFMVQKVVSSKTVAQCVEFYYTYKKQVKIGRNGTLLYGEAEPPETKPTAEEEVDNKSSQKFESRKEEEDSRKWEGSCDGRQENSPGRVTQSLQATENAAAVLVLRNQADSTSDPSTMVRQGPAPPSKPRPDTTGRKSGSGNTGKGSNPEGEFPCKKCGRIFLKVKSRSAHMKSHAEAEKKQAALLQREAEQREAQQQAAAALLAAQQKRAMGNQDRTRRASSDDSSEEEEDADDEDWH, encoded by the exons ATGAAAGTCATGAGCCTGCAGCCTCAACCGAAACCAAACGCAAAGAGAACAGGAAAACGTATCACTTTCTTCAAAGACCAGGGTGTGGCAATGAAAGAGACATCTTCGCACACACAGGCCTCGGCATACTATGGGATCGGGGTCCCTCCCTCAGGGCCAGGTCACAATGACAGAGTGGGTGTGGAAAGCTCCAGTGCAGAAGTGCCACATATGTACctcaattctgtcatttttagcCCAGAGAAGGGCGATCAAAGCCGTGGGCACTACCAACAGACAATGCCCATGAAGTGGCCACACCAAGACCCATCCTTGCAACCTCAACAGAGACCAAACACTTGGTCACAAGGTATGACAGCTTGGCCCCAGAACTTTGCCCCATACTTGGGGGTCCAGCCTGCTTTTGCAAAACAAATTCATGAGGGCATGCCtgtacaacaacaacaacaacaatctgAACCCTCGGCTATTAGAGCCACCGATAAACTAGGGGCTGGTGCAGAGAGCTTTAAAACTGGACGGAGCATGGACTGGGAGCAACAGGAAACCTTTCAACAGACACAAAAGCCTGTAATGTTAAATCCACAACAGCACAACCAATCCGCTGCTGGGAATTCTGTGTTGCAACCTTTTCAGATAGCTTTCGGACAGCCCAAGCAGAACTTAGTAGCCGGTCGCTATAAGGTAGTTCAGGGCAATCGGACCTTACCGAATCTGAATTACAGTACGCAGGGAAATTCCCAACCCCAGGAGCAACAGCAGCTGATGCAGAGGCAGATGATGCTCCCACCACAGCGGCAACAAATGCAGCAGATGCTTGAGGATCAGATACGGCAACAGTCGCAGCAGCAACAGGGTTTTCAGCGTCAGAAAGCACCACAACATGTACCACAAATGCAACATCGAGCACAACCACCAAACCAGAcacaaccacaacaacagcagcaacaacaacaacagcagcagcaacaacaacaacaacaacaacaacaacaacacatgaTTCAACTGGACTTGGTACGACAGCAACAAAAATCAGAACAGGCTCATCAGAACCAGCACGTAGTGGAAAATTACTGTAATAGCCAGCAAGCCCACTCAGTCGATCAGAATCACCCTTTACTAAAAGGGCAGTCCCAGGAGATGCCTGATCCTCCTTCGACCCAGGCCCCTGAGCTGATCCCCCATCCTCCTTCAACCGTTCTCCAGCAGTCCATCGAGACTCATCAGCCTGGGCCCCGAAGATCACGCCGGCTTTCTAAAGAAGGTGGAGCCCCGGTCTCGGATAACCCATTTGTCATGCCAACTGATCATCATACCCAAGGCTCACAAAACGGGGCTTCAGAGACCAGTGCAGTGCAAGACATCAGGGCTGCTCCGACAGGTGTAATTCAGAGCACAAGGCGTAAGAGGAGGGTCTCACAAGAGGCTAATCTAGAAACCTTGGCTCTGAAGGCTTCGGAAAGGGAATCTCTTCCCGCACGTAACGTCAAG GAGCCCCACAGACCCTGGAGTCCCCCAGTGGCCCCGTCTGGTCCAGGTCGAGGAGCGACTGAGATGGATCAAGGCAGTGCCAAGAGGCCCAAAGATGACAGCCTCATGCCATTGGTCATTCCTGTCTCTGTGCCAGTGAGGCAGACCTCATCTCCGGACCACGAGCCGGCCTCTCTCTCAGCCAGCTGGCCAAGGCGGCCTTTGGGCTCTCACGACATGATCTCCGATTACAAGACGTCTGTGATTGTTACGCGACGACGCTCATTGCGTAACTCTTTGTCTGAAAGCTCCGGCCAG AATGGTGGAACAGAGAGCGGAAATGATACCGATGGCAAATCAGCCAAAGTCAAGCGACGACCTCGTCCAGAACCGCTCTTCATTCCTCCACCTAAACTCGGCACTTTCATCGCCCCACCGGTTTATTCCAGCATCACGCCATACCAGAGCCATCTACGTTCACCTGTCCGCATGGTCGACAACCCTCTCATAATGCCTCCTTATACTCCGCCGCCCATTCTCAGCCCTGTTCGAGAGGGCTCAGGTCTTTACTTCTCCACCTTCCTTTCAGCTGCTGCCGCATCCGTAGCAGCGAATATTCAGGGGCTGCCTCCCCCTGCCACGCCCAAATCTGCCACCCGCAGCCTCCTGCGCTCCA ATAGCAGTGATATAACACCTCCGGTGCTCTCTGCTATGACTGAAGCTACACCTGTCAGCATTGAGCC ccgTATAAACATTGGATCTCGGTACCAGGCAGAAGTTCCAGACCACAGGGACCGTTCGGCAGTGCAGCACGACCTACACAAAGCTGAACTGTTGTGGGTGCCATTGACTGACTTAGAGGCCAGCACTCAGCAACCGCAGAGAG TGGACGAGCTCATGCACCTGGCATGCTCAAGTGCGTTGTGTGGAGGTGGGACCAATCAGGAACTTGCCATGCATTGCCTGTATGAATGCAAAGGTGACATCATG GGGGCTCTCACCTGTCTGCTGTTAAAAAAACCCATCTTTCCCAAATCACACCCTCTAGTCGACTACCACTACTCTG GCTCCGACAGCTGGACGCCCGAAGAAAGACGATTATTCAACAGAGGCATTGCTGCTTATAAAAAGGACTTCTTCATGGTCCAGAAAGTG GTGAGCTCCAAGACAGTGGCTCAGTGTGTGGAGTTTTACTACACGTATAAGAAGCAGGTGAAGATCGGCAGGAACGGAACGCTCTTATATGGAGAAGCAGAGCCACCGGAGACTAAACCTACAGCAGAGGAGGAAGTGGACAATAAA AGTTCACAGAAATTTGAATCACGGAAAGAAGAGGAGGATAGCAGGAAGTGGGAAGGGTCATGTGACGGAAGACAAGAAAACAGCCCGGGCAGGGTGACACAATCTTTACAGGCCACTGAAAAT GCTGCAGCCGTTCTGGTCTTAAGAAATCAAGCGGACAGCACGAGTGATCCGTCCACAATGGTCAGGCAAGGGCCAGCACCACCATCTAAACCTCGTCCCGACACCACGGGTCGGAAGAGTGGGTCTGGCAACACAGGAAAGGGAAGTAACCCGGAGGGTGAATTTCCCTGCAAGAAGTGCGGCAG GATCTTCCTCAAAGTGAAGAGCCGCAGCGCTCACATGAAGAGTCATGCTGAAGCCGAAAAGAAGCAGGCTGCACTCCTGCAGCGGGAGGCCGAACAGCGGGAGGCTCAACAGCAGGCGGCAGCTGCGTTACTGGCCGCCCAGCAGAAAAGAGCGATGGGGAATCAGGACAGAACGAGGAGAGCGAGCAGCGATGATTCctcagaggaagaggaggacgCAGATGATGAAGACTGGCACTAG